The sequence below is a genomic window from Anaerosporomusa subterranea.
GTATACCGGGACAGGATTAATGAATATCTTGGGTCAGCCGTTGGTTTCCGACCCGCAAGCAGCCTATGATAAAGTAAAAGCAATGTATAAAGAGCAAAAGAAAATCATTTGGCTTGAGCCTTTTGGTTTCAACAATACTTATACGATTACCATGAGAACCGATGTCGCTGATAGCCTGGGTATATCAAAAGTCTCTGATCTTGTTGGCAAAGCATCTGAGTTAAGCTTCGGCTGTACGCATGAATTTCTAGAACGGCCAGATGGACTTAACGGATTGCAAGAGAAATATGGAATACAGTTCAAACAGGTGAGCGGTATGGATCCTGGTTTGACCTACGCTGCGGTACGCGACAAGAAAGTCGATCTTATTGATGGGTTCGCTACTGACGGACGGATTCCAGCTTTCAATCTGAAGGTGCTAGAAGATGATAAACAATTCTTCCCACCTTATTTTGCAGCCCCGATTGTTCGCGAAGATACTCTGAAAAAACATCCGGAAATTGCCGACGCATTAAAACTGCTGGCAGGAAAAATTGATGATAAGGAAATGGCGGCCTTAAACGCCAAAGTCGATTTGGAGAAAAAAGACGCCAAAGAGGTAGCTAAGACTTGGCTAAAAGAAAAAGGGATTATTAAGTAAACCATAAAGCAAAAGGCCATCTAAATTTAGATGGCCTTTTGCTTTATTTACGACTTTATCGTCCCATACTGTTTCTCAAGAAAGGGAATTAATCCGCCTGCGGATAGGACATCCATGACTGGTTCGGATAAGGGAGCAGTCTTGTACTGTTCACCTTTGGTGATATTGGTTATTATCCCTGACTCAAGATCAATCTCCAAAGCGTCTCCGTCCTGGATTTTATCAATATCCGGACACTCTAGCACTGGCAGGCCAATGTTTATTGCATTACGATAGAAAATACGAGCAAAAAACTTTGCAACAATTGCGCCTACCCCTGCCATTTTCAAAGCAATCGGCGCAGTCTCGCGGCTTGATCCAGGACCAAAGTTATCTCCTGCGACTAAAATGTCGCCAGGCTGAACTTTGGACGCAAACTGCTCATCAATTCCTTCCATAGCATGTTGGGCAATTACTTCCATTGATTTTTCCAGGTATTGCGGCGGAGAGATTAAATCGGTATTAATATTATCACCATACTTGAGAACATTACCTCGAAGTGTATGCATTAGAACCACCTCCTACAGATACTTGCGCGGATCAGCGATTTTTCCTTCGATTGCGGTAGCAGCCACAGAGGCAGGTGAACCGAGGAAGAGATCAGACTCTTTGTGTCCCATTCTGCCGACAAAATTGCGATTGGTAGAAGATATTGCCCGTTCGCCACGAGCCAGAATTCCACTGTGCAGCCCAAGACATGCGCCGCAACTGGGAGCCAGTATCATAGCCCCCGCGTCAGACAATGTCTCAATGATGCCTGTGGTAATGGCCTGGTGATAAATAGAGCGGGAAGCCGCTGAAACCAGAAAACGAACGCGTGGATGAACTTTTTTCCCCTTAAGGATTTTAGCTGCTTGTGCCAAATCGTCAAATCTGCCATTAGTGCATGAACCAAGGTATGCCTGATGAATCACTTCACCTTCAGCCTCACTAACATCCACTACTTTGTCTACTTCATGAGGCAGAGCAATTTGCGGGACAAGCTTGCTGGCGTCAAAAGAATAGCGCTCGCTATAGATCGCATCTGGGTCACTATATTGTGGATCTCCACGCTGAGCGCCGATGGCAGACAAATAAGCAAATACTTTCTCATCAGGCGCGATTAGGCCAGTTTTGGCACCTGCTTCCACGGCCATGTTGGTAATAGTCATTCTTTCATCAACCGTTAGGTTTTCGATCGCATTGCCGGCAAATTCCATTACCTTGTACGTGGCGCCTGCCTGTCCAATTTCTTTAATAGTGCGCAAAATAATATCTTTGGCAAAAACACCAGATTGCAATTTCCCGTTCCAGGTAAACAAGATGCTTTCAGGTACGCGCAGCCAAATTTGACCTGATACCAGTACACCCAACATCTCTGTCGAGCCAATGCCTGTACCAAAACAACCAAAAGCACCGGCAGTTGTCGTATGAGAGTCGGTTCCTACCATCAGTGAGCCGGGAATGTCAAATCCTTTTTCAGCTAGTACTTGGTGGCAGGGGCCAAGGCCTTCATAATACTTTCCAATTCCGTATTCTGACGCCCAGTTCCGCGTAAACTGCAGAATCTCTGCCTGCGTAATGTTGGCTGCAGGGGAATAATGGTCCGAAATTATAACCACTTTTTCCTTATCCCAGACTGTGTTCCCTAGCTTTTTAATTTGGTCTGCAATGACAACTCTTGGCCCCAATAGGTCGTCCATCATGGCGGTATTGATATTTGCCCATACAAAATCGCCAGGTTTGACAGCGAGTTTGTTAGAAGCCTTGGCAATGATTTTCTCTGCCATGGTCATGCCCACGAAAATTCCTCCTTTGTTGTTGGGCTGTTAGCCAAAAGTAGCAGAACGCCCAAGTTGTAGTTTGCATTTTTCACCAAAAACTATAGCTTTTGCTAGATGGATTCTTTTTCGAAGTGGCGAAATCCTGCTGTTTACAATAACAAGAAAGAACGCCATTAGGCGTTCTTTCTTGTTATTGTAGTTTGATATTATTCGTTGCTTACTTGTTCCTGCCGCTTTTCCATCTGTTTGCCGACAGTTAGCACAAAGAGCGTAATCAACAACGGACATAGCCAAGACGCAATACTGATCACTGAGGTGAGGTAGCTGCCGACAATTTTGTCGCTCATGACCATTGAACCGGCAGTCCAAGCCAAAATACCAGCACCTGCGTAAATCAGAACTGGATATTTTGTCATCAAACTAGATATCCATTTGCTGCCCCAGACAACGATTGGTATGCTGATGGCTAGCCCTAATATAACCAGAGTCATATTGCCATGTGACGCACCAGCTATCGCCAGTACGTTATCGACCCCCATAATCGCGTC
It includes:
- a CDS encoding glycine betaine ABC transporter substrate-binding protein — its product is MKKKLLVCILIMTMALVFAGCSSSDKNSGKVVIGGKNFTEQDILVYLMKYTIEEKTELTAEVKPFLGGTNIVAQALDRGDVDIYAEYTGTGLMNILGQPLVSDPQAAYDKVKAMYKEQKKIIWLEPFGFNNTYTITMRTDVADSLGISKVSDLVGKASELSFGCTHEFLERPDGLNGLQEKYGIQFKQVSGMDPGLTYAAVRDKKVDLIDGFATDGRIPAFNLKVLEDDKQFFPPYFAAPIVREDTLKKHPEIADALKLLAGKIDDKEMAALNAKVDLEKKDAKEVAKTWLKEKGIIK
- a CDS encoding TerC family protein is translated as MLDMDFLTALLSIVAIDLVLAGDNAIVIALASRNLPINQRNKAIYWGTFGAILIRTLMTLAAVWLMKTPYLQAIGGLLLIPVAIKLLKKDDSEEHIDASSSFWGAIKTIIVADAIMGVDNVLAIAGASHGNMTLVILGLAISIPIVVWGSKWISSLMTKYPVLIYAGAGILAWTAGSMVMSDKIVGSYLTSVISIASWLCPLLITLFVLTVGKQMEKRQEQVSNE
- a CDS encoding 3-isopropylmalate dehydratase small subunit is translated as MHTLRGNVLKYGDNINTDLISPPQYLEKSMEVIAQHAMEGIDEQFASKVQPGDILVAGDNFGPGSSRETAPIALKMAGVGAIVAKFFARIFYRNAINIGLPVLECPDIDKIQDGDALEIDLESGIITNITKGEQYKTAPLSEPVMDVLSAGGLIPFLEKQYGTIKS
- a CDS encoding 3-isopropylmalate dehydratase large subunit: MTMAEKIIAKASNKLAVKPGDFVWANINTAMMDDLLGPRVVIADQIKKLGNTVWDKEKVVIISDHYSPAANITQAEILQFTRNWASEYGIGKYYEGLGPCHQVLAEKGFDIPGSLMVGTDSHTTTAGAFGCFGTGIGSTEMLGVLVSGQIWLRVPESILFTWNGKLQSGVFAKDIILRTIKEIGQAGATYKVMEFAGNAIENLTVDERMTITNMAVEAGAKTGLIAPDEKVFAYLSAIGAQRGDPQYSDPDAIYSERYSFDASKLVPQIALPHEVDKVVDVSEAEGEVIHQAYLGSCTNGRFDDLAQAAKILKGKKVHPRVRFLVSAASRSIYHQAITTGIIETLSDAGAMILAPSCGACLGLHSGILARGERAISSTNRNFVGRMGHKESDLFLGSPASVAATAIEGKIADPRKYL